TTTTAAAAGTGACGATAAATACGGAGCTTTCAGAGCCACTGGACGGCTGATGTTCGAGCCGTGGTTCGCGAAGAGTCTGATCCGGAACATCATGCTGTTCATACCGGTGCCGTCGAGGATCATAAAGACACGTTTCATACCCAAAGAAGTGGATCAGTTCTTTAGGAAGGTCGTCAAGGACGTTATCAAGCACAGAGAAGAGCGGGGCGGCGAATACACGGACTTCTTGCAGCTCATGATCGAGACCAAGAAGAAGGCCAAGGTCGACCTGAGCTTGGAGCAATTAGTCGACAACGACGTCATCGCGTCTCACGCAGGTTCCTTCTTTTTCGACGCGTACGGATCGATCAACGTCACCCTGAGTTTCCTGGTATTCCAGATCGCCGAACACCCCGAAGTCCAAGATCGTCTCCGCCAGGAAGTCGTAGACATCGTTTCAGATAGTGGTGGCCTCACTTACGAAGCTGTCCAACGAATGGTATACATGGATCGAGTCATCAACGAATCCGCACGCCTTTATCCCGCTTTTGGAGCACTTTTGAAACGGTGTACGAATGACACTGAGCTCGTAGGTTCGGACGGAATCACTTGCCAAGTCAGTACTGGAACTTCTATCGTGATACCGGTTGCTGCTTTGCACATGGATCCCGAGTACTGGCCGAAACCTGAGGAATTTAATCCTGAACGTTTCACCGAGGAGAACAAACAGCGGCGACACAAATTTGTCTATCTTCCGTTTGGAGGGGGGCCGAGGATTTGTCCTGGACAACGGGTCACCGTGTTCATCGTGAAGGCTGCTGTCGCGACGATCATTCAGAAGTACAGATTCGATCTGTCGTCGCGAAACAAAATCC
This region of Neodiprion fabricii isolate iyNeoFabr1 chromosome 7, iyNeoFabr1.1, whole genome shotgun sequence genomic DNA includes:
- the LOC124186449 gene encoding cytochrome P450 9e2-like: MDQTYCVIGLILVTLSLLYRHLTSTYGYWKNKSVPCLNGALPGLGHIAPMIFLRKQMSDMYRDFYNEMPGRSVIGLYNFRRPSLMLCDPELVKCIMTNKFKDFSHNDFEIDTRMDPILATNAGFTNGDHWKASRQQLSSAFTLGKLKYLFKSIKITCGELDGYLNKKCSVNDRRDTVELELKDLFSKYTAGIVASSAFGIVDDSFKSDDKYGAFRATGRLMFEPWFAKSLIRNIMLFIPVPSRIIKTRFIPKEVDQFFRKVVKDVIKHREERGGEYTDFLQLMIETKKKAKVDLSLEQLVDNDVIASHAGSFFFDAYGSINVTLSFLVFQIAEHPEVQDRLRQEVVDIVSDSGGLTYEAVQRMVYMDRVINESARLYPAFGALLKRCTNDTELVGSDGITCQVSTGTSIVIPVAALHMDPEYWPKPEEFNPERFTEENKQRRHKFVYLPFGGGPRICPGQRVTVFIVKAAVATIIQKYRFDLSSRNKIPIQLNPNYFVTTAVGGLWVKFTPL